In Verrucomicrobiia bacterium, a single window of DNA contains:
- a CDS encoding nucleotidyl transferase AbiEii/AbiGii toxin family protein produces the protein MPDPESIIEVAEGVARILEARGVGAVVIGGVALAAHRYVRFTDDLDLAVSIERDALHAVADAIRGQGHSVAVRDPDLDDPLGGVMDVTGRFGQVQVINYGGRFPAVIDDALREATQTIRPGSPLRLVPLPHLVALKLYAGGHKSKADIAELLRRNPEIDVDGLRKLCRRYRLPGLDELLRDEGLVSP, from the coding sequence ATGCCGGATCCCGAGTCGATCATTGAGGTTGCGGAGGGGGTCGCCCGAATTCTGGAAGCGCGCGGCGTGGGAGCCGTGGTGATTGGCGGAGTGGCCCTGGCCGCCCACCGTTATGTGCGGTTCACGGACGATCTGGACCTGGCGGTGAGCATCGAGCGGGATGCGCTGCATGCGGTTGCGGACGCGATACGCGGTCAAGGCCATTCCGTGGCGGTTCGGGATCCCGATCTGGACGACCCGCTGGGGGGGGTCATGGATGTCACGGGCCGGTTCGGTCAGGTGCAGGTGATCAACTACGGTGGACGGTTTCCGGCGGTGATCGATGATGCGCTGCGAGAGGCGACCCAGACGATTCGGCCGGGGAGTCCGCTGCGGCTGGTGCCGCTTCCACACCTGGTCGCTTTGAAACTCTATGCCGGGGGTCACAAGTCCAAGGCCGACATCGCCGAACTCCTGCGCCGCAACCCGGAGATCGATGTGGACGGGCTGCGGAAGCTTTGCCGCCGGTACCGCCTGCCCGGGCTCGACGAGCTTTTGCGCGACGAGGGCCTGGTGTCCCCGTGA
- a CDS encoding TolC family protein — protein sequence MIVGTDAVRSVKSADSAGWSNPVRDRTRWGVWRRGKTAILSLLAIAASLEATAQPFTLETAVARALARNAGIAAMQSGIEEAQGRRRQAGLLPNPEIETEFAPNSRGREFLLGIGVNQPVPLGPRRRLERAVADTTVAVAHAEVRAAERHLALAVRSAAIRLLAVDAQRDLVERQFEAARQRLKVSDEAAARGEASTIEAMQLRLELGQLDLSLDHLRSERSAIVGTLAPMLGLSPSDPLEIRDTLDPPAPPGALPPTTAAAIPTAPDATVATRRIDLAEREADLARARRWEQPTFGIFGELQRMEDVPVGLENDVWVGLRLKIPLPLWDRQRGRIDEAAAAIRRRGWEAESVHRHLAAEAATAHREMIVAAERHARLTESLLPQSEAVENQLASGHRNGQFPLGELLRAREARLALEAARIEALRDFHLARVRHESVTGLTQP from the coding sequence ATGATTGTCGGAACAGATGCGGTGCGTTCAGTGAAGTCGGCGGATTCGGCAGGGTGGTCGAACCCGGTCAGGGATCGGACCCGATGGGGAGTCTGGCGCCGGGGGAAAACGGCGATCCTGTCGCTGCTGGCCATCGCGGCCAGCCTGGAAGCCACGGCCCAGCCGTTCACCCTCGAGACAGCGGTGGCCCGTGCCCTCGCCCGCAATGCCGGGATCGCCGCAATGCAATCGGGCATCGAGGAGGCCCAGGGGCGGCGGCGTCAGGCCGGACTCCTGCCCAATCCGGAGATCGAAACGGAGTTCGCCCCAAACTCCCGCGGTCGCGAGTTCCTGCTGGGGATCGGCGTCAACCAGCCCGTTCCCCTGGGACCACGCCGCCGCCTGGAACGTGCCGTCGCCGACACCACCGTCGCGGTCGCCCACGCCGAGGTGCGCGCCGCGGAACGCCACCTTGCCCTCGCCGTGCGATCCGCAGCCATCCGGTTGCTCGCCGTCGATGCCCAACGCGACCTGGTCGAGCGCCAGTTCGAAGCCGCACGCCAACGCCTGAAGGTGTCCGATGAGGCTGCCGCCCGGGGCGAAGCGTCCACCATCGAGGCCATGCAACTCCGGCTTGAACTCGGCCAACTGGACCTGTCCCTCGACCACCTTCGGTCCGAGCGATCCGCCATCGTGGGAACCCTGGCTCCAATGCTGGGTCTCTCTCCCTCGGACCCCCTGGAGATCCGCGACACCCTCGATCCGCCCGCCCCCCCCGGCGCCTTGCCGCCCACGACCGCTGCCGCGATACCGACGGCACCGGATGCGACCGTCGCCACCCGCCGGATCGATCTTGCCGAGCGCGAAGCGGATCTGGCCCGGGCCCGTCGATGGGAGCAGCCCACCTTTGGAATCTTCGGGGAGTTACAGCGGATGGAGGACGTCCCGGTCGGACTGGAGAACGACGTCTGGGTCGGCCTGCGGCTCAAGATCCCGCTGCCCCTCTGGGATCGCCAGCGGGGACGCATCGACGAGGCCGCCGCCGCCATCCGGCGCCGCGGATGGGAAGCCGAGTCCGTGCACCGCCACCTCGCCGCCGAAGCCGCCACCGCTCACCGCGAAATGATCGTGGCCGCCGAACGCCACGCCCGCCTCACCGAATCCCTCCTCCCGCAGTCCGAAGCGGTCGAAAACCAACTGGCTTCAGGACACCGCAACGGACAGTTCCCCCTTGGCGAACTGCTCCGGGCGCGCGAAGCGCGACTTGCCCTGGAAGCAGCCCGCATCGAGGCCCTGCGCGACTTCCACCTCGCCCGGGTCCGCCACGAATCCGTCACCGGCCTCACCCAACCCTGA
- a CDS encoding DEAD/DEAH box helicase family protein has product MRGPEPIRVAPVCRSSDAAAKIELFRSLFRGREDVYPRRFESRRTGRSGYQPACGNEWVRGICEKPRIRCSECPHRRYLPVTGEVVRWHLSGRDAEGAPFVMGLYPMLADETCCVLVLDLDGEAWVEDAATLREVCRRQGLPVALERSRSGKGGHFWFFFEEAIPARLARSLGSALLTEAMDVRPDLGLGSYDRLFPNQDTLPRGGLGNLIALPLQREARDRGNSVFVDEALAAYPDQWAFLSGIQRLSRIEVERRVRKAEATDRVIGVVRAMPEPDETLEPWLRVPSRKRRDPPLTGPMPSRMELVLSDQIYLAKPALPPGLRNRLVRLAAFQNPLFYKAQAMRLPTAQLPRVVACAEDLPGHLGLPRGCLGDVEALLHSLGIEPVIRDERNAGCPIGARFQGTLREEQQEAAEALLRHDTGVLAATTAFGKTVVAAWLIAARGVNTLVLVHRRQLLEQWVERLATFLGVPAKDIGRLGGGRRRLTGVLDVALIQSLVRRDEVRDAVADYGHLVVDECHHLPAQSFERVARRAKARFVTGLSATVARRDGHEPIVFMECGPVRHRVDARQQAAVRPFTHEVLVRPTGFQPRESSESDPGAAFRELIGALSRDAARNAMIRDDILGAVAAGRSVLVVTERTDHLEALAGGLREAVPHAVVLRGGLGRRALRDAMNGLSGVPDGKGLLLLATGSYIGEGFDDPRLDTLFLTMPVSWRGTVAQYCGRLHRLHDGKRAVRVYDYADLDIPVLSRMFDRRCRGYEAIGYTILLPASAMAGWPADVPLPVDAAWKHDHSESIRRLVRDGVDATLGRLFAGASSPPAPDAEGEARARSAAEAFLYRRLETLPETRGRFRLNADLPIAFDGRGCMEVDLLDAGARLVVELDGEQHLGNAEAYRRDRRKDALLQENGYRVLRFLTEDLSVRLDAILDAILRAVAGMRRSTTPHC; this is encoded by the coding sequence ATGCGGGGTCCGGAACCCATTCGGGTGGCGCCGGTCTGCCGGAGTTCGGATGCGGCGGCGAAGATCGAGTTGTTCCGGTCGCTATTCCGGGGGCGCGAGGATGTCTATCCGCGCCGGTTCGAGAGTCGGCGGACCGGGCGCTCGGGGTATCAGCCGGCGTGTGGCAACGAGTGGGTGCGGGGCATCTGCGAGAAGCCGCGCATCCGGTGTTCCGAGTGTCCGCATCGGCGGTATCTGCCGGTGACGGGGGAGGTGGTGCGGTGGCACCTGAGCGGGAGGGACGCGGAGGGGGCGCCCTTCGTGATGGGGCTCTATCCGATGCTGGCAGACGAGACGTGTTGCGTGCTGGTGCTGGATCTCGATGGCGAGGCGTGGGTCGAGGACGCGGCGACATTGCGCGAGGTGTGCCGGAGACAGGGGCTTCCGGTGGCGTTGGAACGATCCCGGTCGGGGAAGGGCGGGCATTTCTGGTTCTTCTTCGAGGAGGCGATCCCGGCGCGCCTGGCAAGGAGTCTGGGTTCCGCCCTGCTCACCGAGGCGATGGACGTGCGTCCGGACCTTGGACTGGGCTCGTATGACCGGCTGTTCCCGAACCAGGACACGTTGCCGCGGGGTGGCCTGGGCAATCTGATCGCCCTGCCGTTGCAGCGGGAGGCGCGCGATCGGGGGAACAGTGTCTTCGTGGATGAAGCGCTCGCGGCGTACCCGGATCAGTGGGCGTTCCTGTCGGGGATCCAAAGGCTGTCCCGTATCGAGGTGGAACGGAGGGTTCGGAAGGCGGAGGCGACGGACCGGGTGATCGGCGTGGTGCGGGCGATGCCGGAGCCGGACGAGACCCTCGAGCCATGGCTCAGGGTGCCGTCGCGGAAACGGCGTGATCCGCCTCTGACCGGACCCATGCCGTCGAGGATGGAACTGGTGTTGTCCGACCAGATCTACCTGGCGAAACCAGCGCTGCCGCCCGGGTTGCGCAACCGGCTGGTGCGGCTGGCGGCCTTTCAGAATCCCCTGTTCTACAAGGCCCAGGCCATGCGGCTGCCCACCGCGCAACTGCCGCGGGTGGTGGCGTGTGCCGAGGATCTGCCAGGCCATCTCGGGTTGCCGCGGGGGTGCCTGGGCGACGTGGAGGCCCTGCTGCATTCCCTGGGCATCGAACCGGTCATCCGGGACGAGCGGAATGCGGGTTGTCCGATCGGAGCACGGTTCCAGGGGACGTTGAGGGAGGAGCAGCAGGAGGCGGCGGAGGCGCTGCTGCGCCACGACACGGGGGTTCTGGCGGCGACGACGGCGTTCGGGAAGACGGTGGTGGCGGCGTGGCTCATTGCGGCGCGTGGGGTGAACACGCTGGTGCTGGTCCATCGAAGGCAGCTCCTCGAACAATGGGTTGAGCGGTTGGCGACGTTTCTCGGTGTCCCGGCAAAGGACATCGGGCGGCTGGGTGGGGGGAGGCGCCGACTGACCGGCGTGTTGGATGTGGCCCTGATTCAGAGCCTGGTGCGGCGCGATGAGGTGCGCGACGCGGTGGCGGACTACGGGCACCTCGTGGTGGACGAATGTCATCACCTGCCGGCGCAGAGCTTCGAACGCGTCGCCCGCCGGGCGAAGGCCCGCTTCGTCACCGGCCTGTCCGCCACGGTGGCGCGACGCGACGGCCATGAACCGATCGTCTTCATGGAGTGCGGGCCGGTGCGGCACCGGGTGGACGCGCGACAGCAGGCGGCGGTGCGTCCCTTCACCCATGAGGTGTTGGTCCGGCCCACCGGGTTTCAACCGCGCGAGTCGTCCGAGTCCGACCCGGGGGCGGCGTTCCGCGAGCTGATCGGGGCCTTGTCCAGGGATGCGGCCCGGAACGCCATGATCCGCGACGACATCCTGGGCGCGGTGGCGGCGGGCCGATCGGTGCTGGTGGTGACCGAGCGGACGGATCATCTCGAGGCGCTGGCGGGCGGATTGCGGGAGGCGGTGCCGCACGCGGTCGTGCTGCGCGGCGGGTTGGGAAGGCGGGCGTTGCGGGATGCCATGAACGGCCTGTCCGGGGTGCCCGACGGGAAGGGCCTCCTGCTGCTGGCGACGGGCAGCTACATCGGGGAGGGGTTCGACGATCCGCGGCTGGACACGCTGTTCCTGACCATGCCGGTGTCGTGGCGTGGAACCGTGGCCCAGTACTGCGGGCGGTTGCACCGGTTGCACGACGGCAAACGGGCGGTGCGGGTGTACGACTACGCCGACCTCGACATTCCCGTGCTGAGCCGGATGTTCGACCGTCGATGCCGCGGCTACGAGGCGATCGGCTACACGATCCTGCTGCCGGCCAGCGCGATGGCGGGGTGGCCCGCCGACGTGCCTCTGCCGGTCGATGCCGCATGGAAACACGACCATTCGGAGAGCATCCGGCGGTTGGTGCGGGACGGGGTGGATGCGACGCTGGGGAGATTGTTTGCGGGAGCGTCTTCGCCACCGGCACCGGATGCGGAAGGCGAGGCGCGGGCGCGGAGTGCGGCGGAGGCGTTCCTGTACCGGCGGTTGGAGACGCTGCCTGAGACGAGGGGGCGTTTCCGCCTGAACGCCGATCTTCCGATCGCCTTCGACGGCCGCGGTTGCATGGAGGTGGATCTGCTCGATGCCGGGGCGCGGCTGGTTGTGGAACTCGACGGCGAGCAGCATCTCGGGAATGCCGAGGCGTATCGCCGGGACCGGCGCAAGGACGCCCTGCTCCAGGAAAACGGGTACCGTGTGCTGCGATTCCTGACGGAGGATCTCAGCGTGCGACTGGATGCGATCCTCGACGCGATACTTCGTGCGGTGGCGGGTATGCGAAGATCCACAACCCCGCACTGTTGA
- a CDS encoding PD40 domain-containing protein yields MHRALLAAVLLLCLSAHAASPEGYYRYPAIHDDTVVFTSEGDLWRVAASGGLARRLTAHPGMESFAAISPDGSTIAFSAQYEGPTEVYTMPVHGGLPVRRTFDGVTTRVAGWTPDGRILIRTAIRSTLPAEQLAILRLDRSDPEWLPLYEASEAAFDPASGDLYFTRLPKQGSSTKRYRGGWIQNLWRFPSKGDAAGAGVDREAVLIHPEETATSRNPMGWQGRLYFISDRDGIMNLWSSLPDGSDMRQHTHHRDFDVAEASLHAGRIAYQHGADLRLHDLVRDTDARIPIQLASDFDQQRERWVKDPVTFLTSAHPSPDGDRVVLTARGQVFIAPVGQGRFVEVPRLPNVRYRNARFLPDGTNVVALSDATGELEFWRFRANGTGGSGQLTDDGTVFRFGCVPSPDGRWIAWGDKDLRLWIRHLERRESILVAESRMTTLTDFSWSPDSQWLAYTDVATNTYSHIKLYRLSDAAHVTVTGDRTDSSSPAWSPDGKWLYFLSDRHLRSLVGSPWGSRQPDPHFTEGTKIYQVALTHGLRSPFAPADELHAAASRSAGETRTPDAEKPGSDVPNDTTAATNQVTVRVQVDVEGLGGRLSEVPVPPGNYASLSVTAKHLLWTSRPTGFDAKTSLMQLEVTAKDPKPKTLVEDIRSHEVTADGRKLLVRKGDDFHIVATDAAAPAKLDEKLNLAGWTFPVQPREEWRQIFTESWRMMRDYFYDRGMHRLDWASMLDKYRPLIDRVSDRAELSDVIAAMVGELSTLHINVGGGDERDGPDNIRPASLGARLGRDEAAGGWRIQHIHRADPDYPDQWSPLVRPDLSIRTNDVLVAINGRPTLSVPHPSALLRNQAGKQVLIEVKDAESGEIRPYIVNPIPMDREANLRYREWELTRRERVEELGRGAIGYVHLRAMTASNIAEWARDFYPVYQRQGLIIDVRNNRGGNIDSWILGKLLRKAWFYWQPRVGDPFWNMQYAFRGHLVVLCNARTASDGEAFAEGFRRLGLGKVIGTRTWGGEIWLSAQRWLVDRGMATAAEIGVYGPEGEWLIEGHGVDPDIVVDNPPHATFLGQDAQLDAAIRHLQERIESDPRPVPPAPPYPDKSFPARPADGR; encoded by the coding sequence ATGCACCGTGCGCTCCTGGCGGCCGTTCTGCTCCTCTGCCTTTCCGCCCATGCAGCGTCTCCCGAGGGGTACTATCGCTACCCCGCGATCCACGACGACACCGTCGTATTCACCAGCGAAGGCGACTTGTGGCGGGTTGCGGCTTCGGGGGGGCTCGCCCGAAGGCTGACCGCGCACCCCGGGATGGAGTCGTTCGCCGCGATTTCGCCCGACGGTTCCACGATCGCGTTTTCCGCCCAGTACGAAGGCCCGACCGAGGTGTACACGATGCCGGTGCATGGCGGCCTTCCCGTCCGACGCACCTTCGATGGCGTCACCACCCGCGTGGCCGGCTGGACGCCCGATGGCCGCATCCTGATCCGGACCGCCATTCGATCGACGCTCCCGGCGGAACAGTTGGCCATCCTGCGACTCGATCGAAGCGACCCGGAATGGCTCCCTCTCTACGAGGCGAGCGAGGCGGCGTTCGATCCGGCGAGCGGGGATCTCTACTTCACGCGGCTCCCCAAGCAGGGCAGCAGCACCAAGCGCTATCGGGGCGGCTGGATCCAGAATCTCTGGCGGTTTCCATCGAAGGGCGACGCGGCCGGTGCCGGCGTGGATCGTGAGGCCGTCCTCATTCATCCCGAGGAGACGGCCACCAGCCGGAACCCGATGGGGTGGCAGGGGCGCCTCTACTTCATCAGCGATCGGGACGGGATCATGAACCTGTGGTCCTCGTTGCCCGACGGTTCAGACATGCGACAGCATACCCATCATCGCGACTTCGACGTCGCCGAGGCGTCCCTGCACGCCGGTCGCATCGCCTATCAGCACGGTGCGGATCTGCGACTCCATGATCTCGTCCGCGACACGGACGCCCGGATTCCCATCCAGCTCGCCTCGGATTTCGATCAGCAACGGGAACGCTGGGTGAAGGATCCCGTCACGTTTCTCACCTCCGCCCATCCGTCCCCCGATGGCGATCGGGTCGTGCTCACGGCAAGGGGCCAGGTCTTCATCGCGCCCGTCGGCCAGGGGCGGTTTGTCGAGGTCCCGCGCCTTCCGAATGTGCGCTATCGCAATGCCCGGTTCCTTCCCGACGGCACCAACGTTGTCGCCCTCTCGGATGCGACCGGCGAACTCGAGTTCTGGCGGTTTCGGGCCAACGGCACGGGCGGATCGGGCCAGCTCACGGACGATGGCACGGTGTTCCGTTTCGGCTGTGTGCCGTCTCCGGATGGCCGGTGGATCGCATGGGGCGACAAGGATCTGCGGCTTTGGATCCGCCATCTCGAACGCAGGGAGTCCATCCTGGTGGCCGAGTCGCGGATGACGACTCTGACCGATTTCAGTTGGTCCCCGGACAGTCAGTGGCTCGCGTACACCGACGTCGCAACCAACACCTACTCCCACATCAAACTCTACCGCCTGTCCGACGCCGCCCATGTCACCGTGACCGGCGATCGCACGGACAGCTCCAGTCCTGCATGGTCGCCGGACGGAAAATGGTTGTACTTCCTCAGCGATCGCCATCTCCGTTCCCTGGTGGGCAGCCCGTGGGGTTCGCGGCAACCGGATCCTCACTTCACGGAGGGAACGAAGATCTATCAGGTCGCCCTGACCCACGGACTCCGCTCGCCGTTCGCACCCGCGGATGAACTTCACGCGGCCGCATCCCGGAGTGCCGGGGAGACCCGGACCCCGGACGCGGAAAAGCCCGGGTCCGATGTCCCGAACGACACGACCGCAGCCACCAACCAGGTCACGGTCCGGGTGCAGGTTGACGTGGAGGGACTGGGTGGCCGGCTCTCCGAGGTGCCGGTTCCGCCCGGCAATTATGCCAGCCTCTCCGTCACCGCGAAGCACCTTCTCTGGACGTCGCGTCCGACCGGCTTCGACGCGAAGACAAGTCTCATGCAGCTCGAAGTCACCGCCAAGGATCCCAAGCCGAAGACCCTGGTCGAAGACATTCGAAGTCACGAAGTGACGGCCGACGGCCGGAAGCTGCTGGTGCGGAAGGGCGACGACTTCCACATCGTCGCCACCGATGCCGCCGCCCCGGCGAAACTCGACGAGAAGCTGAACCTCGCGGGATGGACGTTCCCTGTCCAGCCGCGCGAGGAATGGCGCCAGATCTTTACGGAATCATGGCGCATGATGCGCGACTACTTCTACGACCGCGGCATGCATCGGTTGGACTGGGCGAGCATGCTCGACAAGTACCGCCCGCTGATCGATCGGGTCAGCGACCGGGCCGAATTGAGCGATGTCATCGCCGCCATGGTCGGCGAACTCTCCACGCTTCATATCAATGTCGGAGGCGGGGACGAACGGGACGGGCCCGACAACATCCGCCCCGCCTCGCTCGGGGCCCGGCTCGGCCGCGACGAGGCCGCCGGCGGCTGGAGAATCCAGCACATCCACCGCGCCGACCCGGACTACCCGGATCAATGGTCGCCCCTGGTCCGTCCGGACCTCTCCATCCGCACCAACGACGTGCTCGTCGCCATCAATGGTCGCCCCACCCTGAGTGTCCCCCATCCCTCCGCCCTGCTTCGCAACCAGGCGGGCAAGCAGGTCCTCATTGAAGTCAAGGACGCCGAATCCGGCGAGATCCGGCCGTACATCGTGAACCCCATTCCGATGGATCGGGAGGCCAATCTCCGGTATCGGGAATGGGAACTCACCCGCCGCGAACGTGTCGAGGAACTGGGCAGGGGCGCCATTGGGTACGTCCACCTCCGCGCCATGACGGCCTCCAACATTGCCGAGTGGGCCCGTGACTTCTATCCGGTCTATCAACGCCAGGGCCTCATCATCGATGTCCGCAACAACCGCGGCGGAAACATCGATTCCTGGATCCTGGGCAAACTCCTTCGCAAGGCGTGGTTCTATTGGCAGCCGCGTGTCGGCGATCCCTTCTGGAACATGCAATACGCCTTCCGTGGACATCTCGTCGTCCTCTGCAACGCGCGAACGGCGAGCGACGGTGAGGCCTTCGCCGAGGGCTTCCGCCGCCTCGGCCTCGGCAAGGTCATCGGCACCCGCACCTGGGGTGGCGAGATCTGGCTGTCCGCCCAGCGCTGGCTCGTCGATCGCGGCATGGCCACCGCCGCCGAGATCGGTGTCTATGGTCCCGAGGGCGAATGGCTCATCGAGGGCCACGGCGTCGATCCCGACATCGTGGTGGACAACCCGCCCCACGCCACCTTCCTCGGTCAGGACGCCCAACTCGACGCCGCCATCCGTCACCTCCAGGAACGGATCGAATCGGATCCCCGCCCTGTTCCTCCCGCGCCACCCTATCCCGACAAGTCCTTCCCCGCGCGGCCTGCGGATGGGCGGTAG
- a CDS encoding glycosyltransferase family 4 protein has product MEPLLILSPDAPPARGGLADHTDRLATVLQDRFAVTVLTSPGAEARRPYTVRGEIGDWQSAARVSEAVERWRPVGPILWQYVPHMYGRGGVNLGLPRVMKTLRRRGRRQVVLAHEVAAGWSPWPHRIVYALAHRWMWRGVLGQADAVGLSTERWLERWRRVQPCRAALFFAPSPSNIPIAPVAVAGRSIGRDRLGLGAARRVVGFFGSPGPDKRMDWVVHAWRLARRRDPATALVSMGGLPAFRPSADEAAWYRATGHLPGPQASETLQALDVLALPFLDGVSERRSSFMAGLAHGLAVVATVGPATGSSLRDSAAFEAVAERDGMEAFGAAAAALLEDDTRRTGLGQRAQDYYRSHYDWPCLADRLLPWLRGSGASRSCG; this is encoded by the coding sequence GTGGAACCTCTGCTGATCCTTTCACCGGACGCTCCGCCCGCCCGGGGCGGCCTGGCGGACCACACCGATCGGCTGGCGACGGTTCTGCAGGACCGGTTTGCGGTGACCGTCCTGACCTCGCCGGGTGCGGAGGCGCGACGGCCGTACACGGTGCGAGGGGAGATCGGTGACTGGCAGAGTGCGGCGCGCGTGTCGGAGGCTGTCGAGCGATGGAGGCCTGTGGGGCCGATCCTCTGGCAATACGTGCCGCACATGTACGGGCGCGGCGGGGTGAACCTGGGACTGCCACGGGTAATGAAGACGCTCCGGCGACGCGGCCGGCGGCAGGTGGTGCTGGCCCACGAAGTGGCGGCGGGTTGGTCGCCCTGGCCGCATCGCATCGTGTACGCGCTGGCCCACCGCTGGATGTGGCGCGGCGTTCTGGGGCAGGCGGACGCAGTGGGTCTTTCGACCGAACGCTGGCTGGAGCGGTGGCGTCGGGTGCAACCCTGCCGGGCCGCACTCTTTTTCGCACCCTCGCCCTCGAACATCCCCATCGCACCGGTCGCGGTGGCCGGTCGTTCGATCGGGCGCGACCGCCTCGGGTTGGGAGCGGCCCGACGGGTGGTCGGATTCTTCGGGTCACCCGGACCGGACAAACGGATGGATTGGGTGGTGCACGCATGGCGGTTGGCACGGCGCCGCGATCCGGCGACGGCCCTGGTGTCGATGGGCGGGCTTCCCGCATTCCGACCTTCGGCCGATGAGGCCGCCTGGTACCGGGCCACGGGTCATCTGCCGGGGCCGCAGGCCTCCGAGACCCTGCAGGCGCTCGATGTCCTGGCGCTGCCGTTTCTGGACGGCGTGTCCGAACGGCGATCCTCGTTCATGGCGGGACTGGCGCACGGTCTGGCGGTGGTGGCGACGGTGGGGCCGGCGACCGGTTCGAGTCTGCGCGATTCGGCGGCGTTCGAAGCGGTGGCCGAACGCGACGGGATGGAGGCCTTTGGCGCGGCAGCCGCGGCGTTGCTGGAAGACGACACGCGGCGAACCGGGCTCGGTCAACGGGCCCAAGACTATTACCGAAGTCACTACGACTGGCCCTGCCTTGCGGACCGGCTCCTGCCCTGGCTCCGAGGTTCCGGTGCATCCCGGAGTTGTGGGTGA